One Thalassophryne amazonica chromosome 10, fThaAma1.1, whole genome shotgun sequence genomic region harbors:
- the LOC117518971 gene encoding hydroxysteroid 11-beta-dehydrogenase 1-like protein, translated as MTTFTKVLVVSVVVFVIAKWWNISEFQAESLRGARVLVTGASSGIGEQMAYHYARFGAQIVITSRRENVLQQVAEKCLRMGAQKALYIAADMSSETDPDRVVDFAVDKLGGLDYLILNHIGASNISMWDGNIGHLRWLMKANFFSYVQMASKALPTLVQSKGSLVVISSLAAKMSCPFVAPYTSTKSALNGFFGSLYHELVMKKSNVSVSICTLGLIDTENAMKKVRGSVNMPAYPASEAAMNIIITGAQRQPQLFYPWFTRVLILCNDWFPSVASYLMGNSFNSSP; from the exons ATGACGACCTTTACAAAAGTCTTAGTAGTTAGTGTAGTTGTTTTTGTGATAGCTAAGTGGTGGAATATATCTGAATTTCAAGCAG AATCACTTCGAGGAGCCAGGGTCCTGGTAACTGGCGCCAGTTCAGGTATTGGGGAACAAATGGCGTATCACTACGCTCGTTTTGGGGCCCAAATTGTTATCACATCACGGAGGGAGAATGTGCTCCAGCAG GTGGCAGAGAAGTGCCTTCGTATGGGAGCCCAGAAAGCTCTTTACATTGCAGCAGACATGTCCAGTGAGACGGACCCTGACAGAGTAGTCGACTTTGCTGTGGACAAACTTGGAGGGTTGGATTACCTGATTCTCAACCACATTGGAGCATCCAACATCAGCATGTGGGACGGAAATATAGGCCACCTCAGGTGGCTGATGAAG GCCAATTTCTTCAGCTATGTTCAGATGGCTTCAAAGGCTTTGCCCACTCTTGTACAAAGTAAAGGCTCACTGGTGGTCATTTCCTCTCTTGCAG CTAAAATGTCCTGTCCCTTTGTGGCGCCTTACACCTCCACAAAATCTGCCTTGAATGGTTTCTTTGGATCCCTCTATCATGAGCTGGTGATGAAGAAGAGTAACGTGTCTGTTTCAATATGCACACTGGGGCTCATCGATACTGAAAATGCCATGAAGAAAGTCAG GGGATCTGTTAACATGCCAGCCTACCCGGCCTCAGAAGCAGCCATGAACATCATCATTACAGGAGCTCAGAGACAACCGCAGCTCTTCTACCCCTGGTTTACTAGAGTTTTGATTCTCTGCAATGATTGGTTTCCTTCTGTCGCAAGTTATTTAATGGGAAACTCCTTCAACTCCAGCCCATGA